A region of Dermabacter vaginalis DNA encodes the following proteins:
- a CDS encoding TDT family transporter, producing MKSLLLTADEHHSTPPAQTRGGRTGGRRVLRRLDRPSELFANLTPNWFASIMGTGIVATAAATLPLQFPGLRTGATVVWALASLLLILLSAATGVHWIRHRETARSHHNHPVMAHFYGAPPMALLTVGAGTLLLGKDVLGEQLALGIDTVLWIAGTLLGLASAVAVPYLQFSRHQVTQDSAFGGWLMPVVPPMVSASTGALLLPYVPAGQARLTLLMGCYAMFGLSLLAAIIITTLIWNRLARHKIGAAAAVPTLWIGLGPLGQSITAANLLGGNAHLVVSGTLARAMEAFGVLYGVPVLGFALMWAALATAITIRTARQGLPFSLTWWSFTFPIGTCVTGLSGLAAHTHLAVFDAMAVAGYTLLVAAWIIVAARTFHGSILEGILFQKPATTAP from the coding sequence ATGAAATCTCTGCTGCTGACCGCCGACGAACACCACTCCACACCACCGGCACAGACCCGGGGCGGCCGCACCGGGGGCCGGCGCGTCCTGCGCCGTCTGGATAGGCCCTCGGAGCTGTTCGCGAACCTGACCCCGAACTGGTTCGCCTCCATCATGGGTACCGGGATCGTCGCGACCGCCGCCGCGACGCTGCCCCTACAGTTTCCCGGCCTGCGCACTGGCGCCACCGTCGTCTGGGCTCTGGCGTCCCTGCTGCTGATCCTGCTGAGTGCCGCGACCGGGGTGCACTGGATCCGGCACCGGGAAACCGCCCGAAGTCACCACAACCATCCGGTGATGGCGCACTTCTACGGCGCACCGCCCATGGCGCTGCTCACCGTCGGCGCCGGTACCCTGCTGCTGGGCAAAGACGTCCTAGGCGAACAGCTGGCACTCGGCATCGATACGGTGCTCTGGATCGCCGGGACCCTGCTGGGGCTGGCCAGCGCCGTCGCTGTCCCGTACCTGCAGTTCAGCCGGCACCAGGTCACACAGGACAGTGCGTTCGGCGGCTGGCTTATGCCCGTCGTCCCGCCCATGGTTTCGGCCTCCACCGGGGCCCTGCTGCTGCCCTACGTCCCGGCCGGGCAAGCACGCCTGACCCTGCTGATGGGCTGCTACGCGATGTTCGGACTGAGCCTGCTGGCCGCCATCATCATCACCACACTGATCTGGAACCGCCTCGCCAGGCATAAGATCGGGGCCGCCGCGGCAGTGCCCACCTTGTGGATCGGGCTGGGCCCGCTGGGCCAATCCATCACCGCCGCGAACCTCCTGGGCGGGAACGCCCACCTCGTCGTGTCCGGGACCCTGGCCCGAGCGATGGAAGCCTTCGGCGTCTTGTACGGGGTGCCGGTTCTGGGCTTCGCGCTCATGTGGGCCGCCCTCGCAACCGCCATCACGATCCGCACCGCCCGTCAGGGCCTGCCGTTCTCCCTGACCTGGTGGTCCTTCACCTTCCCCATCGGAACCTGCGTCACCGGCCTGTCCGGCCTCGCCGCCCACACCCACCTCGCCGTGTTCGACGCAATGGCCGTCGCAGGCTACACCCTGCTGGTCGCCGCGTGGATCATCGTCGCCGCGCGGACCTTCCACGGCAGCATCCTCGAAGGCATCCTCTTCCAGAAGCCCGCAACGACCGCACCGTAA
- a CDS encoding PTS sugar transporter subunit IIA, whose product MAVNTPVIFVLDVPSVECTDFASLARAVAARLEASGCVKASWREAVILREERFPTGLPLEPPAAIPHADGEHTLADAFVIARLAEPLAFGAMGDSDAGALQVRLAVFIVACDGMAQVEALERLLSILGDGARRERLEAGSAENARRSFEAMLEQLGALTTAPDTPPHSQKPGQT is encoded by the coding sequence GTGGCGGTGAACACCCCCGTGATCTTCGTGCTCGATGTGCCGAGTGTCGAGTGCACGGATTTTGCCTCGCTCGCGCGCGCTGTCGCCGCGCGCCTTGAGGCGAGCGGCTGCGTCAAAGCCTCCTGGCGCGAGGCCGTGATCCTCCGCGAAGAGCGCTTCCCCACCGGGCTCCCGCTCGAGCCTCCCGCGGCGATCCCTCACGCTGACGGTGAGCACACGCTCGCGGACGCCTTCGTCATCGCCCGGCTTGCCGAGCCGCTCGCGTTTGGTGCGATGGGAGATTCCGACGCCGGAGCGCTCCAGGTGCGCCTCGCCGTCTTTATCGTTGCCTGCGACGGGATGGCCCAGGTCGAGGCACTCGAAAGGCTCCTCAGCATCCTTGGTGACGGCGCGCGGCGCGAAAGGCTCGAAGCCGGCTCGGCCGAGAACGCACGGCGGTCCTTCGAAGCGATGCTCGAACAACTCGGCGCACTCACCACAGCCCCCGACACCCCCCCACACTCGCAAAAACCGGGACAGACCTGA
- a CDS encoding DEAD/DEAH box helicase: protein MPLLHDFLPQDSSEDAIAQGFIAAQAEVGRTLYPHQEEALLAIAAGDHVIAATPTGSGKTTIAYAALFAAMARGEKAYYTAPIKALVSEKFFEIVSMFGAESVGMMTGDSSVNHEAPIIVCTAEILANHALRDGETSDIGLVVMDEFHFYDDAQRGWAWQVPLIELPRTQFVLMSATLGDVSFFEKDLAERTGRSVSTIADAERPVPLDFRWATTDLPDTIKEILDNRDAPVYIVHFTQKDALEQAQHLLGTKILTREEKDKIRELIGDFRFSRGFGSILSKLVREGIGVHHAGMLPKYRRLVERLAQSGLLKVIAGTDTLGVGINVPIRTVLMTGLAKFDGRRQRLLNTREFLQIAGRAGRAGYDTVGHVVVQAPEWAVEFEKEKERFAKRAESGAKPNSAKKKRREPKMRIPEGRVNWTEENLRKLSEEQPSELKPHMTMTSAILLALISRPGSALKAAQHLIDESHQTRTQKFALKRRALELFRGLKEAEIITVREEPDHLGRTVTLVDDLQWDFQMNQPLAAFAIAALDILDEDSPTLTMDSVSIIEAILEDPFQILLAQQNAAKSALLAELKADGVEYTERMARLDEVTWPKPLEEELTAALEIYARNRPWINVHDLSPKKIVREFYETGATFSEFVSRYKLMRSEGIVLRYLSDAYQALRRTLPVELRTDELEDVIEWLGVLVRGVDSSLLDEWEALSNPEDTGDAASEVRPDSPRALSAQTKVLTQMVRAAMWRRVEDFAFEREEQLGELDSESGWNADRWGEAMDDFYDAHDHVVIEDYARKSQYLRIEHESRRWLVTQTIVDPEGDNDFVMQAIIDLEKTDEEGELALTLEYVGDLVKAPWR, encoded by the coding sequence ATGCCACTTCTTCACGATTTTCTCCCCCAGGACTCGAGCGAAGACGCGATCGCCCAGGGCTTTATCGCTGCGCAAGCCGAGGTAGGCCGCACACTCTACCCCCACCAGGAAGAGGCGCTTCTCGCGATCGCCGCGGGTGATCACGTCATTGCCGCCACCCCTACCGGTTCGGGAAAGACGACGATTGCGTACGCGGCTCTCTTTGCGGCGATGGCGCGTGGAGAGAAGGCGTACTACACGGCCCCCATCAAGGCGCTTGTGAGCGAGAAGTTCTTCGAGATTGTCTCGATGTTTGGGGCGGAATCCGTGGGGATGATGACGGGCGATTCTTCCGTCAATCACGAGGCTCCCATCATCGTGTGTACCGCGGAAATTCTCGCGAACCACGCCCTTCGCGACGGTGAGACGAGCGACATCGGTCTCGTCGTCATGGACGAGTTTCATTTCTACGACGATGCGCAGCGCGGTTGGGCCTGGCAGGTTCCCCTGATCGAACTCCCCCGCACACAGTTCGTTCTGATGAGCGCGACTCTCGGCGATGTGAGCTTCTTCGAGAAGGATCTCGCCGAGCGCACTGGCCGAAGCGTGAGCACGATCGCGGATGCTGAGCGTCCCGTTCCGCTCGATTTTCGCTGGGCAACCACCGATCTTCCCGACACGATTAAAGAGATCCTCGACAACCGCGACGCACCCGTTTACATCGTCCATTTCACGCAAAAAGACGCCCTCGAGCAGGCGCAGCATCTCCTCGGCACGAAGATTCTTACGCGCGAGGAAAAGGACAAGATCCGCGAGCTCATCGGTGATTTCCGCTTTTCACGAGGCTTCGGCTCGATTCTCTCGAAGCTCGTGCGCGAGGGCATCGGCGTGCACCACGCCGGCATGCTCCCCAAATACCGCCGTCTCGTCGAACGCCTCGCCCAATCGGGCCTGCTCAAGGTCATCGCGGGCACCGACACTCTCGGCGTAGGCATCAACGTTCCCATTCGCACGGTGCTGATGACGGGGCTTGCGAAGTTTGACGGTCGCCGCCAGCGACTTCTCAATACGCGCGAGTTCCTCCAGATCGCTGGCCGCGCCGGTCGAGCGGGCTACGACACCGTGGGCCACGTTGTCGTCCAGGCACCCGAATGGGCCGTCGAATTCGAAAAGGAGAAGGAGCGCTTCGCCAAGCGGGCCGAAAGTGGCGCGAAGCCGAACAGCGCGAAGAAAAAGCGGCGCGAGCCAAAAATGCGGATTCCCGAGGGGAGGGTGAACTGGACCGAGGAGAACCTGAGGAAGCTTAGTGAAGAGCAACCGTCGGAACTTAAACCGCACATGACGATGACGAGCGCGATCCTCCTCGCGCTGATCTCCCGCCCGGGTAGCGCCCTTAAAGCCGCCCAGCACCTCATCGACGAAAGCCACCAGACCCGCACCCAAAAATTCGCACTCAAGCGCCGCGCCCTCGAACTTTTCCGAGGTCTCAAAGAGGCAGAAATCATCACGGTGCGAGAGGAGCCGGATCACCTTGGCCGCACCGTGACGCTCGTGGACGACCTCCAGTGGGACTTCCAAATGAACCAGCCTCTCGCGGCGTTCGCGATCGCGGCCCTCGACATCCTCGACGAGGACTCCCCAACCCTCACAATGGACTCGGTGTCGATCATCGAAGCGATCCTCGAAGACCCGTTCCAGATTCTCCTCGCACAACAAAATGCCGCAAAGAGCGCGCTGCTTGCCGAACTCAAGGCCGACGGCGTCGAATACACCGAGCGCATGGCGCGCCTCGACGAAGTCACGTGGCCAAAACCCCTCGAGGAGGAGCTCACCGCCGCGCTCGAGATTTACGCGAGAAACCGCCCGTGGATCAATGTGCACGACCTCTCCCCCAAGAAAATCGTGCGCGAGTTCTACGAAACGGGCGCAACGTTCAGCGAATTCGTCTCGCGCTACAAGCTCATGCGCTCCGAGGGCATCGTGCTGAGGTACCTTTCCGACGCCTACCAGGCCCTCCGGCGCACGCTCCCCGTTGAGCTCCGCACCGACGAGCTCGAGGACGTGATCGAGTGGCTCGGCGTGCTCGTGCGGGGTGTAGATTCCTCGTTGCTTGACGAGTGGGAGGCACTGTCGAACCCCGAGGACACTGGCGACGCGGCCAGCGAGGTACGCCCCGATTCACCCCGAGCGTTGAGCGCGCAAACGAAAGTGCTCACGCAAATGGTGCGCGCAGCCATGTGGCGCCGAGTCGAGGATTTCGCGTTCGAGCGTGAAGAACAGCTCGGCGAGCTCGATAGCGAAAGTGGCTGGAACGCCGACCGCTGGGGAGAAGCCATGGACGACTTCTACGACGCCCACGACCACGTTGTCATCGAGGACTACGCCCGTAAGAGCCAATACCTCCGCATCGAGCACGAATCGAGGCGCTGGCTCGTGACCCAAACGATCGTGGATCCCGAGGGAGACAACGACTTCGTCATGCAAGCGATCATCGATCTCGAGAAGACCGATGAGGAGGGCGAGCTCGCCCTCACGCTCGAATACGTGGGTGACCTCGTGAAAGCGCCGTGGCGGTGA
- a CDS encoding sigma-70 domain-containing protein, protein MTPTNKTTKEAGTNLSSTQHVTPTERSALRTFGSRGGKKSAQRWTDPIQTEYHTNARKPLEAANKRRKLGASSTRLEIAAAVQKHQFELGVSPTVAEIAEEFGVSRDTVKRALKQAGISLPRGRRSNSK, encoded by the coding sequence ATGACCCCCACCAACAAGACCACTAAAGAGGCCGGAACAAACCTCAGCTCCACCCAACACGTCACCCCCACCGAACGCAGCGCACTACGCACCTTCGGCTCACGCGGCGGCAAAAAATCCGCACAACGCTGGACCGACCCGATCCAAACCGAGTACCACACCAACGCCCGCAAACCCCTCGAAGCCGCCAATAAACGCCGCAAGCTCGGCGCTTCATCAACGAGGCTCGAAATCGCCGCAGCCGTTCAAAAGCATCAGTTTGAGCTGGGGGTATCGCCCACGGTGGCAGAGATTGCTGAAGAGTTCGGGGTCTCGCGAGACACAGTGAAACGCGCTCTCAAACAGGCGGGAATCAGCCTGCCTCGCGGTCGCCGCAGCAACTCTAAATAA
- the gltX gene encoding glutamate--tRNA ligase — MVRTALFNWAYAKRTGGKLVFRIEDTDQARDSEESYNQLLDAMRWLGITWDEGVDAGGEDGPYRQSQRGEIYQDVIQKLKDGGFIYESFSTPEEIQQRHIAAGRPKESGYDGFDRDLTEEQKAAFRAEGREPVWRVRMPDDDITFNDLVRGEITFKAGSTPDYVVVRANGQPLYPLTNPVDDALMGITHILRGEDILSSTPRQIVLYEALKKIGIAKFTPEYAHLPYVMGEGNKKLSKRDPESSLFLYRDEGFVPEGMINYLSLLGWGYSGDQDIFTREQFVAKFDVADVNPNPARVDYKKALAINADHMRMLDEAEFTERMIPYLEKEGVVSTPITEEQRALLAKATPLVQPRMNLLGEAPGMLRFLFIDDADLVIEEDALKKLGDDPVSVVRRAIEVINEGGKENFTTEKLEASLRAAIIEGMGVKPRLAFGPLRSGISGRRVSPPLFESMELLGFDSTLARLDSFAKLLASR; from the coding sequence ATGGTGCGCACCGCGCTGTTTAACTGGGCCTACGCGAAGCGCACGGGCGGAAAGCTCGTGTTCCGCATCGAAGACACCGACCAAGCGCGCGACAGCGAGGAAAGCTACAACCAGCTTCTCGACGCGATGCGCTGGCTCGGTATCACGTGGGACGAAGGCGTCGATGCCGGCGGCGAGGACGGCCCCTACCGTCAGTCTCAGCGCGGCGAGATTTACCAGGACGTCATTCAGAAGCTCAAGGACGGCGGGTTCATTTACGAGTCGTTCTCGACTCCCGAGGAAATTCAGCAGCGCCACATTGCGGCCGGCCGCCCCAAAGAATCGGGCTACGACGGCTTCGATCGTGACCTGACCGAGGAGCAGAAAGCGGCGTTCCGCGCCGAAGGCCGCGAGCCCGTGTGGCGCGTGCGCATGCCCGACGACGACATCACGTTCAACGATCTCGTGCGCGGGGAGATCACCTTCAAGGCCGGCTCGACCCCCGATTACGTGGTCGTGCGCGCGAACGGTCAACCACTGTACCCGCTCACGAACCCGGTCGATGACGCGCTCATGGGCATCACCCACATTCTGCGCGGAGAAGATATCCTCAGCTCGACGCCTCGACAGATCGTGCTGTACGAAGCGCTCAAGAAGATCGGCATCGCGAAGTTCACGCCCGAATATGCGCACCTTCCCTACGTTATGGGTGAAGGCAACAAGAAGCTCTCGAAACGCGATCCCGAATCCAGCCTCTTCCTCTACCGCGATGAAGGCTTCGTGCCCGAAGGCATGATCAACTACCTCTCGCTTCTCGGCTGGGGCTACAGCGGTGATCAGGACATTTTCACGCGCGAGCAGTTCGTTGCGAAGTTCGACGTCGCCGACGTCAACCCGAATCCGGCCCGCGTGGATTACAAGAAGGCGCTCGCGATTAACGCCGACCACATGCGCATGCTCGACGAAGCCGAGTTCACCGAGCGCATGATCCCGTACCTTGAGAAGGAGGGCGTGGTTTCCACGCCCATTACGGAGGAACAGCGCGCACTTCTCGCGAAGGCCACGCCTCTCGTGCAGCCGCGCATGAACCTCCTCGGCGAGGCCCCCGGCATGCTGCGCTTCCTGTTTATCGACGATGCCGACCTCGTGATCGAGGAGGACGCCCTTAAAAAGCTCGGCGACGATCCGGTTTCTGTGGTGCGCCGCGCGATCGAGGTCATCAACGAGGGCGGTAAAGAGAACTTCACGACCGAGAAACTCGAAGCGTCGCTGCGCGCGGCCATTATCGAAGGCATGGGCGTCAAGCCGCGCCTTGCGTTCGGGCCGCTTCGCTCCGGCATTTCGGGCCGTCGCGTGAGCCCGCCGCTTTTTGAGTCGATGGAACTTCTCGGCTTCGACTCGACCCTCGCCCGCCTCGACTCGTTTGCCAAGCTTCTCGCATCGCGGTGA
- the mvk gene encoding mevalonate kinase, whose protein sequence is MSDETFEYATGHGRAHAKTILIGEHAVVYGHPAIAFPIPHLSLTATARLLPYPDSVSAHAGRIEGSVSAEGFGTISGSYSLAEGLSFDEQTVPGSEVRFESGLTLDVPSTRTGERRGRRRIATVGDPSTGAIYLDVDTEEAEDELAQSALRTILGYVGEKPGRAEVTVEGSIPTARGLGSSAAMASAIAVAVARLYGHELTSEERFELVQFVERIAHGTPSGLDAYQTMAKVPLWFQAGKAEPLELSATPALVVADTGLPGHTLDAVRGIRERRERDSRLVDLALETIASLAHTTREALRLGDMSSVGRAMNDCQQILAELDVSHPRLERLVGAAREAGALGAKLTGGGQGGCIIALAPSHGAVPALKRALLAAGATNVWPINTACEEIS, encoded by the coding sequence GTGAGTGACGAAACTTTCGAATACGCGACCGGGCACGGCCGCGCGCACGCCAAGACGATCCTCATTGGTGAGCACGCGGTCGTGTACGGCCATCCCGCGATCGCGTTTCCCATCCCGCATTTGAGCCTCACGGCGACCGCGAGACTCTTGCCGTACCCGGATTCGGTGAGCGCGCATGCCGGTCGCATTGAGGGCTCGGTTTCGGCCGAGGGCTTTGGCACGATCAGTGGATCGTATTCGCTCGCGGAGGGGTTGTCGTTTGACGAGCAGACCGTTCCGGGAAGCGAGGTTCGCTTTGAGAGCGGGCTGACTCTCGACGTGCCATCGACCCGCACGGGGGAGCGGCGCGGCAGGCGGCGCATTGCCACCGTTGGCGATCCGTCGACGGGCGCGATCTATCTCGATGTTGATACGGAAGAAGCGGAAGACGAACTCGCCCAATCCGCTCTGCGCACGATTCTCGGCTATGTGGGGGAGAAGCCGGGGCGCGCTGAGGTGACGGTCGAGGGGAGCATTCCCACGGCCCGCGGACTCGGCTCGAGTGCCGCGATGGCGAGCGCGATCGCTGTTGCTGTCGCGCGCCTGTACGGCCATGAACTCACGAGTGAGGAGCGCTTCGAACTCGTGCAGTTCGTGGAGCGCATCGCCCACGGAACCCCAAGCGGGCTCGACGCCTACCAGACCATGGCGAAGGTTCCCCTGTGGTTCCAGGCAGGAAAAGCGGAGCCTCTCGAGCTCTCGGCGACTCCCGCGCTTGTCGTGGCCGACACGGGCCTTCCCGGACACACACTCGATGCCGTTCGGGGTATCCGCGAACGACGCGAACGGGATTCCCGGCTCGTGGATCTCGCGCTCGAAACGATCGCTTCGCTCGCACACACGACGCGTGAAGCACTCCGCCTTGGCGATATGAGCAGCGTTGGCCGCGCGATGAACGACTGCCAGCAGATTCTTGCGGAACTCGATGTATCGCATCCGCGACTCGAACGCCTCGTAGGTGCGGCGCGTGAGGCTGGCGCGCTTGGCGCGAAACTCACGGGCGGCGGTCAGGGCGGTTGCATCATTGCGCTTGCACCGTCCCACGGTGCCGTGCCCGCGCTCAAGCGGGCGCTCCTTGCGGCTGGTGCGACAAACGTTTGGCCGATCAACACCGCGTGTGAGGAGATTTCATGA
- a CDS encoding 3-methyladenine DNA glycosylase, whose translation MSASEVTRAREAHENRADALSAPHRERKARGKKHPIEDFLHTYYPFSPGQLRRWHPGWHVGYDAAADEELRGRGDVDSDGTRHWYRDLKDSSSGAPSGVRVADLERFVRERGDAAYWIHRLLTNSSFAEKPGNFSCFGLHEWAMVYRLGRGERRHESLPLRLSAEETNRVVEENRLVCSHIDAFRFFTPEAAPLNASHPTRETQPMRDDPACLHVGMDLYKWSMKLAPLLPSDIVLDCFEHALNLRILDMEASPYDCRGYGYGVVPIETDEGKEEYVRRQRALAVRSEELRTRILAVLDPLASMFADVARH comes from the coding sequence ATGTCTGCGTCGGAGGTGACGCGTGCACGCGAGGCTCATGAGAACCGCGCCGACGCCCTGAGCGCCCCGCACCGCGAGCGCAAGGCGCGGGGTAAAAAGCATCCGATCGAGGATTTTCTGCACACGTACTACCCCTTTAGTCCGGGACAGCTTCGGCGGTGGCACCCGGGCTGGCACGTCGGTTACGACGCCGCGGCGGATGAGGAGCTTCGGGGGCGCGGGGATGTGGACTCCGACGGCACTCGGCACTGGTATCGCGATCTTAAGGATTCGTCGAGTGGGGCGCCAAGCGGCGTGCGGGTGGCGGATCTCGAGCGTTTTGTGCGTGAGCGCGGCGATGCTGCCTATTGGATTCATCGCCTACTCACGAATTCGAGTTTCGCTGAGAAGCCGGGAAATTTCTCGTGCTTTGGGCTTCATGAGTGGGCGATGGTGTATCGGCTCGGGCGGGGCGAAAGACGCCACGAGTCACTCCCCTTGCGCCTCAGCGCCGAGGAAACGAACCGCGTCGTCGAGGAGAACCGTCTCGTGTGTTCACATATCGATGCCTTTCGCTTCTTCACGCCTGAAGCGGCTCCGCTCAATGCTTCGCATCCCACACGGGAGACTCAGCCGATGAGGGATGATCCCGCATGTCTCCACGTAGGGATGGACCTCTACAAGTGGTCGATGAAGCTTGCGCCCCTGCTTCCAAGCGACATCGTGCTCGATTGCTTCGAGCACGCCCTCAATCTGCGCATCCTCGACATGGAGGCTTCCCCGTACGACTGCCGAGGTTACGGGTACGGGGTCGTGCCGATCGAAACCGATGAGGGGAAGGAGGAGTATGTGCGGCGTCAGCGAGCGCTCGCCGTTCGCTCCGAGGAGTTACGCACGCGCATCCTCGCGGTCCTGGATCCGCTCGCCTCCATGTTTGCCGACGTCGCTCGTCACTGA
- a CDS encoding endonuclease/exonuclease/phosphatase family protein: MPPSPPSPKSPHAEARRVRVATFNIHHGANSRNVLNLESTAHALEALEADVIGLQEVDRFFGTRSDFVDQAAWLADRLDMHAQFAPTIDLDPSRRSVERVGISTRRQYGVAVLSRFPILESHMARLPENRLIERRAVLRARIDADGVPFAFSVTHLALGPAKSRRAQFRAAREVAFAGEEPAVLVGDLNAAPSQVRDYAVFTKGLIDVWAAKHRFPLAKRLLGRTNPVLPIPMRRIDYILASRSIRPISAKTHRTHASDHLPVVAELEIPHADPATK, encoded by the coding sequence ATGCCCCCTTCGCCCCCCTCACCGAAGTCCCCACACGCCGAGGCAAGGCGCGTGCGCGTCGCGACCTTCAATATTCATCACGGCGCGAATTCCAGAAACGTCCTCAACCTGGAATCGACGGCACATGCCCTCGAGGCGCTTGAAGCTGATGTCATCGGCTTGCAGGAGGTCGATCGCTTCTTCGGTACACGCTCGGATTTCGTGGATCAGGCGGCCTGGCTCGCGGATCGGCTCGATATGCACGCCCAGTTCGCACCCACGATTGATCTGGATCCCTCGCGGCGCTCCGTCGAGCGGGTAGGGATCAGTACACGTCGCCAGTACGGGGTCGCGGTGCTCTCGCGCTTCCCGATTCTCGAGTCACACATGGCGCGTCTGCCCGAGAACCGCCTGATTGAGCGCCGCGCGGTGCTCCGAGCCCGGATCGACGCGGATGGGGTGCCGTTTGCGTTTTCGGTGACCCACCTTGCGCTCGGTCCCGCGAAGTCTCGGCGCGCGCAGTTTCGGGCCGCGCGCGAGGTGGCCTTCGCGGGCGAGGAGCCGGCGGTCCTCGTTGGCGACCTCAATGCCGCGCCTTCGCAAGTGCGCGATTACGCGGTTTTCACGAAGGGCCTCATCGATGTGTGGGCCGCGAAGCACCGTTTCCCCCTTGCCAAGCGCCTGCTTGGCCGCACGAATCCGGTGCTCCCTATCCCCATGAGGCGAATCGATTACATTCTCGCGAGCCGCTCCATCCGGCCGATCTCGGCCAAGACCCATCGCACGCACGCCTCGGATCACCTACCGGTGGTGGCCGAACTCGAGATCCCTCACGCAGATCCAGCTACGAAGTAG
- a CDS encoding fumarylacetoacetate hydrolase family protein, with the protein MRIARFTTGSNPMFGIVQEKDGVDMVYGITGDPLYTQIQPNGTILPLEDVRLLAPVIPRSKVVGVGKNYAEHAREMGGEAPETPLLFLKPNTSVIGPNDPVIYPSYAKELSFEAELAIVIKSLAKNVPAERAADVILGYTCANDLTVRDAQREESQWFRAKAFDTSCPLGPWIETDLDTAQTRIRSRVNGEVKQDATSAQMLRTIPELIEEITRSTTLLPGDVILTGTPAGVGLLEAGDTVEIDIDGLGTLTNRVVTPEELEA; encoded by the coding sequence ATGCGCATTGCACGATTCACCACCGGCTCGAACCCGATGTTCGGTATCGTCCAAGAAAAAGATGGCGTGGACATGGTGTACGGGATTACGGGAGACCCGCTCTACACGCAGATCCAGCCGAACGGTACGATCCTCCCGCTCGAGGATGTTCGCCTCCTCGCTCCGGTCATTCCCCGCTCCAAGGTCGTTGGCGTGGGCAAAAACTATGCCGAACACGCGCGCGAGATGGGCGGAGAAGCGCCCGAGACCCCTCTGCTCTTCCTCAAGCCGAACACGTCCGTCATCGGCCCGAACGACCCGGTGATCTATCCCTCTTACGCGAAGGAGTTGAGCTTCGAGGCTGAGCTGGCGATCGTCATCAAGTCCCTCGCGAAGAATGTTCCCGCCGAGCGCGCTGCCGACGTCATCCTCGGGTACACGTGCGCGAACGATCTCACGGTGCGTGACGCCCAGCGCGAAGAATCGCAGTGGTTCCGCGCGAAAGCCTTCGACACCTCGTGCCCGCTCGGGCCGTGGATTGAAACTGACCTCGACACCGCGCAAACGCGCATCCGCTCGCGAGTCAACGGCGAGGTCAAACAGGACGCCACGAGCGCGCAGATGCTCCGCACGATCCCCGAGCTGATCGAGGAGATTACACGCTCGACCACACTTCTGCCCGGCGACGTCATCCTCACCGGAACCCCCGCGGGCGTTGGCCTGCTCGAAGCTGGTGACACCGTCGAGATCGACATCGACGGGCTCGGCACCCTGACCAATCGCGTCGTCACGCCCGAAGAACTCGAGGCCTAA
- a CDS encoding LysR substrate-binding domain-containing protein, protein MVTREHGSGTRDALEHLLTTAGAPPLADPLVELSTTAAVRSAIAAGTAPGVLSALAVRDDLALQRLIAVPVRGLPLRRTLTALWQTGPTPPPGPARDLAAIAARAVPGAGTRRKS, encoded by the coding sequence CTGGTCACCCGGGAACACGGCAGCGGAACCCGGGACGCCCTCGAACACCTGCTCACCACCGCAGGGGCCCCGCCCCTGGCAGATCCGCTGGTGGAACTCTCCACGACAGCTGCCGTCCGCTCCGCCATCGCAGCCGGCACAGCCCCCGGAGTACTCAGCGCACTGGCCGTCCGCGACGACCTCGCCCTGCAACGGCTCATCGCCGTTCCCGTCCGCGGGCTACCCCTGCGCCGCACCCTGACCGCCCTTTGGCAGACCGGCCCCACACCACCGCCCGGGCCGGCCCGTGACCTGGCAGCCATCGCCGCCAGAGCTGTCCCGGGAGCCGGCACCCGCCGTAAGTCATGA